In Herbaspirillum seropedicae, a single window of DNA contains:
- a CDS encoding methyl-accepting chemotaxis protein, whose translation MIKDIRIGSRLGAGFAVVLVFSMVVAAVGIWRLKTVAVQTQQMMDVPLKTERLVSQWNTLLLIAIQRTTTVVKSHDPELEAFLAKEAAASSKESAQTLKDVEQLLASEEEKKMFAAINVARKQFLTIRDQIYAAKKQGDAAQVEELYQKQYVGIAKSTQDAMRALLDFERARIDQISAQIQQDASSSQHQIMLLEVVILLCGIAFAVLLTRSITRPVHVALAISQRVAAGDLTSRAQAMGRDELGQLVASLQGMSERLHGVVSTVRHGADSIAMASGEIANGNLDLSARTEEQAGALEQTAASIEELTSSVRTNSDNAHQANELVSTAASVAGQGGAVMDQLISTMATINDSSRKIVDIIGVIDGIAFQTNILALNAAVEAARAGEQGRGFAVVASEVRALAQRSAAAAKEIKQLIDDSVGKVSAGSTLVEQAGKTMQEVVGSVQGAHTLVGEISTASRQQAEGIHQVNQAVGQMDGVTQQNAALVEQAAAAAKSLEDQAAQLKRAVAFFSLQAA comes from the coding sequence ATGATCAAGGACATACGTATCGGCTCGCGCCTGGGGGCGGGCTTTGCGGTAGTGCTGGTGTTTTCGATGGTGGTGGCGGCCGTGGGGATATGGCGGCTCAAGACCGTGGCGGTGCAGACCCAGCAGATGATGGACGTGCCGCTCAAGACCGAACGCCTGGTCTCGCAATGGAACACGCTGCTGTTGATCGCCATCCAGCGCACCACCACCGTGGTCAAGAGCCACGATCCTGAACTGGAAGCCTTCCTTGCCAAGGAGGCCGCGGCCTCCAGCAAGGAATCGGCCCAGACCCTCAAGGATGTGGAGCAACTGCTGGCCAGCGAGGAAGAAAAGAAGATGTTTGCGGCCATCAATGTGGCGCGCAAACAATTCCTGACCATTCGTGACCAGATCTACGCGGCCAAGAAGCAGGGCGACGCGGCCCAGGTCGAGGAGCTCTACCAGAAGCAATATGTGGGCATCGCCAAGTCCACCCAGGACGCCATGCGCGCCCTGCTGGACTTCGAGCGCGCCCGCATCGACCAGATTTCCGCCCAGATCCAGCAGGACGCCTCATCGAGCCAGCACCAGATCATGCTGCTGGAAGTGGTGATCCTGCTGTGCGGCATTGCCTTCGCGGTCTTGCTCACGCGCAGCATCACCCGGCCCGTGCATGTGGCGCTGGCCATTTCCCAGCGCGTTGCCGCAGGCGACCTGACCTCGCGCGCCCAGGCGATGGGGCGCGACGAACTGGGCCAGCTGGTGGCGTCGCTGCAAGGCATGAGCGAGCGCCTGCATGGCGTGGTCTCGACCGTGCGCCATGGCGCCGACAGCATTGCCATGGCTTCCGGCGAGATCGCCAATGGCAACCTGGATCTCTCGGCCCGGACCGAAGAACAGGCCGGCGCGCTGGAACAGACGGCGGCGTCCATCGAAGAACTGACTTCCAGCGTACGCACCAATTCCGACAATGCGCACCAGGCCAATGAACTGGTCAGCACCGCCGCGTCAGTGGCGGGCCAGGGCGGCGCGGTGATGGATCAGTTGATCTCCACCATGGCCACCATCAATGATTCCTCGCGCAAGATCGTGGACATCATCGGGGTGATCGATGGCATCGCCTTCCAGACCAATATCCTGGCCCTGAACGCCGCCGTCGAAGCAGCCCGCGCCGGCGAGCAGGGGCGCGGCTTTGCGGTGGTGGCTTCCGAAGTGCGGGCGCTGGCCCAGCGTTCGGCGGCGGCGGCCAAGGAAATCAAGCAGCTCATCGACGATTCGGTGGGCAAGGTCAGCGCCGGCAGCACGCTGGTGGAGCAGGCCGGCAAGACCATGCAGGAAGTGGTGGGCAGCGTGCAGGGTGCGCATACGCTGGTGGGCGAGATCAGTACCGCCAGCCGCCAGCAGGCCGAAGGCATCCACCAGGTCAACCAGGCCGTGGGACAGATGGATGGCGTGACCCAGCAGAACGCCGCGCTCGTGGAGCAAGCCGCGGCGGCCGCCAAGTCGCTGGAAGACCAGGCTGCGCAACTGAAGCGGGCAGTGGCCTTCTTCTCCCTGCAGGCAGCATAA
- a CDS encoding response regulator transcription factor, giving the protein MMETNPPVVYIVDDDEAVRTSLAWLLSSVNIRTECFEGPEAFLKAYDANSLSCLILDVRMPEISGFQLQDRLKEIGADIPVIFVSGHGDIPMSVRALHNGAVDFLEKPYNSQQMLERIQMTLKHVAGNMQARTRRQQLKARLKTLTAREREILEKVIMGQSSKLIARELNISVKTVDVHRASVKDKLGCQSTATLVRDVLMDFGSDFLRLPKAA; this is encoded by the coding sequence ATGATGGAAACCAACCCGCCGGTGGTCTACATCGTTGATGATGACGAAGCCGTGCGCACGTCGCTGGCCTGGCTGCTGAGCTCGGTCAACATCCGCACCGAATGCTTCGAAGGACCGGAAGCCTTTCTCAAGGCCTACGACGCCAACAGCCTGTCCTGCCTGATCCTGGATGTGCGCATGCCCGAGATCAGCGGCTTCCAGCTGCAGGATCGCTTGAAGGAGATCGGCGCCGACATTCCGGTGATCTTTGTCTCCGGACACGGCGACATCCCGATGTCGGTGCGCGCACTGCACAACGGCGCGGTCGACTTCCTGGAAAAACCCTACAACTCCCAGCAGATGCTGGAGCGCATCCAGATGACGCTCAAGCACGTGGCCGGCAACATGCAGGCCCGCACGCGTCGCCAGCAGCTCAAGGCGCGCCTGAAGACGCTGACCGCGCGTGAACGCGAGATCCTGGAAAAGGTCATCATGGGCCAGTCCAGCAAGCTCATCGCCCGCGAACTCAATATCAGCGTCAAGACGGTGGACGTGCATCGCGCCAGTGTGAAGGACAAGCTGGGCTGCCAGAGCACGGCCACGCTGGTGCGTGACGTGCTGATGGATTTCGGCAGCGACTTCCTGCGGCTGCCTAAGGCTGCATAA
- the hpaC gene encoding 4-hydroxyphenylacetate 3-monooxygenase, reductase component, which produces MSANAVQTATVHPSTSAASAARPALAPEQLEFRHAMAHLPAAVSIITTNGEGGRCGITASAVCSVTDTPPTILVCINRSSAMHEVFRKNGRLCVNVLSDELEQLAMHFSGATKVPMEERFAWDIWEQPGELDQPVLADALVKLQGRIREFKEVGTHSVMFVELAEVKVNEKKDSLIYFNRLFHKVKRTAL; this is translated from the coding sequence ATGAGCGCCAACGCAGTGCAAACCGCCACCGTCCATCCATCCACCTCCGCTGCCAGCGCGGCCCGTCCAGCGCTGGCGCCGGAGCAGCTGGAATTCCGTCATGCCATGGCGCACCTGCCGGCGGCGGTGTCCATCATCACCACCAACGGCGAGGGCGGCCGCTGCGGCATCACCGCCAGTGCGGTGTGTTCGGTCACCGATACGCCGCCCACCATCCTGGTCTGCATCAACCGCAGCAGCGCCATGCATGAGGTGTTCAGGAAGAATGGGCGGCTCTGCGTGAACGTGCTCTCGGACGAACTGGAACAACTGGCCATGCATTTCTCCGGTGCAACCAAGGTCCCCATGGAGGAACGTTTCGCCTGGGATATCTGGGAGCAGCCGGGCGAACTGGATCAGCCGGTGCTGGCTGATGCGCTGGTGAAACTGCAGGGGCGCATCCGCGAGTTCAAGGAAGTGGGCACTCACTCCGTCATGTTCGTCGAGCTGGCCGAGGTCAAGGTCAATGAGAAGAAGGATAGCCTCATCTACTTCAACCGGTTGTTCCATAAGGTCAAGCGCACAGCGCTGTAA
- a CDS encoding PDR/VanB family oxidoreductase, with protein MKLIVDTLTDETGDIRSFRLVRADGAPLPAYEPGAHIDVTGPTGIMRQYSLCGPLEDRCGYTIAVKRESASRGGSAALHDVVKAGMELEVGTPRNLFALDASAPEHLLFGAGIGVTPLLAMAYRLWAEEKRFTLHYFVRAREHAAFADLLENAPFAAHVRFHYAVMPAQMEHYLTVCLEAGSKEAHVYTCGPAPFMDAVVKCASATRSEEAIHLEHFQAAPAAPAAAGGDGAFEVKLASSGKVVQIPVGIPIVDILAREGIVIDTSCREGICGTCVVPLLEGEPDHRDNCLSKKEKAANDQICTCVSRARSGMLVLDL; from the coding sequence ATGAAACTGATCGTAGACACCCTCACCGACGAAACCGGCGACATCCGTTCCTTCCGCCTGGTGCGCGCCGATGGCGCACCGCTGCCGGCCTATGAGCCGGGCGCGCACATCGACGTCACCGGGCCGACCGGGATCATGCGCCAATACTCGCTGTGCGGACCGTTGGAAGACCGTTGCGGCTACACCATCGCCGTCAAGCGCGAGAGCGCCTCGCGCGGCGGCTCGGCGGCGCTGCACGATGTGGTCAAGGCGGGCATGGAGCTGGAAGTGGGCACACCGCGCAACCTCTTCGCGCTTGACGCCAGCGCCCCGGAGCATCTGCTCTTTGGCGCCGGCATTGGCGTTACGCCCCTGCTGGCGATGGCCTATCGCCTGTGGGCCGAAGAGAAGCGCTTCACGCTGCACTACTTCGTGCGCGCGCGCGAACATGCGGCCTTTGCCGACCTGCTGGAGAATGCGCCCTTTGCCGCGCATGTGCGCTTCCACTATGCCGTCATGCCGGCGCAGATGGAGCATTACCTCACCGTCTGCCTGGAAGCCGGCAGCAAAGAAGCCCACGTCTACACCTGCGGCCCTGCGCCCTTCATGGACGCCGTGGTCAAGTGCGCGTCCGCCACGCGCAGCGAAGAGGCCATCCACCTGGAGCACTTCCAGGCCGCGCCGGCGGCCCCGGCTGCAGCGGGCGGCGATGGCGCCTTCGAGGTCAAGCTGGCCAGCTCGGGCAAGGTGGTGCAGATTCCGGTGGGCATTCCCATCGTCGACATCCTGGCGCGCGAGGGCATCGTCATCGATACTTCCTGCCGCGAAGGCATTTGCGGCACCTGCGTGGTGCCGCTGCTGGAGGGCGAACCGGATCATCGCGACAATTGCCTGTCCAAGAAGGAGAAGGCGGCCAATGACCAGATCTGCACTTGCGTCTCGCGGGCCAGGTCGGGGATGCTGGTGCTGGATCTCTGA
- a CDS encoding aromatic-ring-hydroxylating dioxygenase subunit beta: MSQQDTLQGLPAPMARAIAFIWKEAELLDRKDYAAWQDLWSEDGYYVVPIDPETTDYAATLNYAYDNAHMRKIRIERLTSGHAMSAVDAAATVRTVSRFAPVHLSEELVEINSAQVLVGYKRQQHTMFVANVTHRLRFTPQGPKIEQKVIRLINSMDSLNALGFLL; encoded by the coding sequence ATGAGCCAACAAGACACCCTGCAAGGCCTCCCCGCACCGATGGCGCGCGCCATCGCCTTCATCTGGAAGGAAGCCGAACTGCTGGACCGCAAGGACTACGCCGCCTGGCAAGACCTGTGGAGCGAAGATGGCTACTACGTCGTGCCGATCGATCCGGAGACCACCGACTACGCCGCCACCCTGAACTACGCCTACGACAATGCCCACATGCGCAAGATCCGCATCGAGCGCCTGACCTCGGGGCATGCGATGTCGGCGGTGGATGCGGCGGCCACCGTGCGCACGGTCTCGCGCTTCGCGCCGGTGCATCTGTCGGAAGAACTGGTGGAAATCAATTCGGCCCAGGTGCTGGTGGGCTACAAGCGCCAGCAGCACACCATGTTCGTGGCCAATGTCACGCACCGCCTGCGCTTTACGCCGCAGGGTCCGAAGATCGAGCAGAAGGTGATCCGCCTGATCAACTCCATGGACAGCCTCAACGCCCTGGGCTTCCTGCTCTGA
- a CDS encoding aromatic ring-hydroxylating oxygenase subunit alpha — protein sequence MNAPLRFHPRKTDSSYADLVQDAVVDPSLYTDPALFEAEMDKIFYKTWIWVAHESEIKNPGDFKTAQIGRQPVIVVRDKTGKINVLENRCRHRGATVCEKHKGNATGFTCPYHSWSYGLDGKLRGLPYPEGYEDVIEKADLPLQSLRCESYHGMIFASFNQEIEPLSDFLGHAKKWIDLFMKQGAGFPIKVQGEHKFSFKGNWKIQLENTTDGYHFPVVHKTFLSSVDEETSEMLSFMTDDQSITRSLGNGHSVMIMVPEHVDLDVDDGSEQLQERFAHVTEELSKTMPPEQVRRIVRSLHGAGFNLNLFPNVAMSMSFFRVLHPVSVGETQIRHVALGMDGGPEIANRERLRIHEHFQGPFGFGSPDDAEAWERVQAGSHAGRDAPILVNRGLNREWVDDNGDKVSHSTDETGMREAYAMWKKMMEK from the coding sequence ATGAACGCACCGCTACGCTTCCACCCGCGCAAGACCGATTCATCCTATGCCGACCTGGTCCAGGATGCGGTGGTGGATCCTTCGCTCTACACTGATCCGGCCCTCTTCGAAGCGGAGATGGACAAGATCTTCTACAAGACCTGGATCTGGGTCGCCCATGAAAGCGAGATCAAGAACCCCGGCGACTTCAAGACCGCCCAGATCGGCCGCCAGCCGGTCATCGTGGTGCGCGACAAGACCGGCAAGATCAACGTGCTGGAAAACCGTTGCCGCCATCGCGGCGCCACCGTCTGCGAAAAGCACAAGGGCAATGCCACCGGTTTCACCTGTCCTTACCACAGCTGGTCCTATGGCCTGGATGGCAAGCTGCGCGGCCTGCCCTATCCGGAAGGCTATGAAGACGTGATCGAGAAGGCCGACCTGCCGCTGCAAAGCCTGCGCTGCGAAAGCTACCACGGCATGATCTTCGCCTCCTTCAACCAGGAGATCGAACCGCTGTCGGACTTCCTCGGCCACGCCAAGAAGTGGATCGACCTGTTCATGAAGCAGGGCGCGGGCTTCCCCATCAAGGTGCAGGGCGAGCACAAGTTCAGCTTCAAGGGCAACTGGAAGATCCAGCTGGAAAACACCACCGATGGCTATCACTTCCCGGTGGTGCACAAGACCTTCCTGTCGTCGGTGGATGAAGAGACCTCCGAGATGCTCTCCTTCATGACCGATGATCAATCCATCACCCGCTCGCTGGGCAATGGCCATAGCGTCATGATCATGGTGCCCGAGCACGTGGACCTGGACGTGGATGACGGCAGCGAGCAATTGCAGGAACGCTTTGCCCATGTGACCGAAGAACTGTCCAAGACCATGCCGCCCGAACAGGTGCGCCGCATCGTGCGGTCGCTCCATGGCGCGGGCTTCAACCTGAACCTGTTCCCCAATGTGGCCATGTCGATGTCCTTCTTCCGGGTGCTGCATCCGGTGTCGGTGGGCGAGACGCAGATCCGCCACGTCGCCCTGGGCATGGATGGCGGACCCGAGATCGCCAACCGCGAACGCCTGCGCATCCACGAACACTTCCAGGGCCCGTTCGGCTTCGGCAGCCCCGATGACGCCGAAGCCTGGGAACGCGTGCAGGCCGGCTCCCACGCCGGCCGCGATGCGCCCATCCTGGTCAACCGCGGCCTGAACCGTGAGTGGGTGGACGACAACGGCGACAAGGTGTCGCACTCGACCGATGAAACCGGCATGCGCGAAGCCTATGCCATGTGGAAAAAGATGATGGAGAAGTGA
- a CDS encoding amidase family protein, which produces MNAATPRTVPGTGNALLSRFHLGGSGPTVAIKDCIDIAGQPTCGGSAALADAPPASAHADVVARLLEAGWQITARANMHELAYGMTGINEWNGTAVNPQDPACMTGGSSSGSASAVGAGLVDVSIGSDTGGSIRLPAACCGVIGFKPSFGRVSRAGAYPALSSLDCLGPFSRSMDLIISAMASITPGFDRAAASTPAAHARVKLVTVQADTEIAEAVAAAFAASGWEGSPWTPQHMQAAFDAGMTLINRETHDAFGHLLGLGKLGADIEKRLSAAASTSDAAVAHAETVRTAFSAEIDAALADADALLLPTLPALPPTLEAIRQGTSVLMLSSLVRPFNLSGHPALSIPVPIAGSPLKAGLQLVGRKGEDERLCALGLHLEQVLKRLP; this is translated from the coding sequence ATGAACGCCGCCACCCCACGCACCGTCCCCGGCACTGGCAACGCCCTGCTCTCGCGCTTTCACCTGGGCGGCAGCGGTCCTACGGTGGCCATCAAGGATTGCATCGACATCGCCGGCCAGCCCACCTGCGGCGGCAGCGCCGCGCTGGCCGATGCGCCGCCGGCCAGCGCCCATGCCGACGTAGTCGCCCGGCTGCTCGAGGCCGGCTGGCAGATCACCGCGCGCGCCAACATGCACGAGCTGGCCTATGGCATGACCGGCATCAATGAATGGAACGGCACCGCCGTCAATCCGCAAGATCCCGCGTGCATGACCGGCGGCTCCTCCAGCGGCTCGGCCTCGGCGGTCGGCGCGGGCCTGGTGGATGTGTCCATCGGCAGCGATACCGGCGGCTCGATCCGCCTGCCCGCCGCCTGCTGCGGCGTGATTGGCTTCAAGCCCAGCTTCGGGCGCGTCAGCCGCGCCGGCGCCTATCCGGCGCTCAGCAGCCTGGATTGCCTGGGACCGTTCTCACGCAGCATGGACCTCATCATCAGCGCCATGGCCAGCATCACGCCGGGCTTTGACCGCGCCGCCGCCAGCACGCCTGCGGCCCATGCGCGTGTGAAGCTGGTGACCGTGCAGGCCGATACCGAGATCGCCGAGGCGGTGGCCGCTGCCTTTGCCGCCAGCGGCTGGGAAGGTTCGCCCTGGACGCCGCAGCACATGCAGGCCGCCTTCGACGCCGGCATGACCCTCATCAACCGCGAGACCCACGACGCCTTCGGCCATCTGCTGGGCCTGGGCAAGCTGGGCGCCGATATCGAGAAACGCCTGTCGGCCGCAGCCAGCACCAGCGACGCGGCAGTCGCCCACGCCGAAACCGTGCGCACGGCCTTCAGCGCAGAGATCGACGCCGCCCTGGCCGATGCCGACGCCCTGCTGCTGCCCACCCTGCCGGCGCTGCCGCCGACGCTGGAAGCGATCCGCCAGGGGACATCGGTACTGATGCTGTCCTCGCTGGTGCGCCCCTTCAACCTGTCCGGCCATCCGGCGCTGAGCATTCCGGTGCCCATTGCCGGCAGCCCGCTCAAGGCCGGCCTGCAACTGGTCGGCCGCAAGGGTGAGGATGAACGCCTCTGCGCGCTGGGCCTGCATCTGGAACAGGTGCTCAAGCGCCTGCCCTGA
- a CDS encoding LysR family transcriptional regulator has translation MATFNNMDLNLLRVFQAIADERSLTLAGNRLHLSQPAVSYALGRLRQIFDDPLFIRTKEGMQPTPAALELAKPINRALQAVQDALRYTERFDPAQSTRVFRASMTDVAEMMFLPDLCEILTAQAPDVRLQVEQVPPAHLEEALRTGQLDFAFGNLPALKPVTCHELLFRETYVCLMRQRDGLPQRAQLELDEFLAMSHVLVESAESSHHQVENSFQKLGVQRRISLSIPHFTVLPRILGKSDLVATVPARIARLFHSEHPGVFVSYQLPVNIPVVEVTLHWHQSFDHDAGNSWLRQIVIDLLQQYGRSS, from the coding sequence ATGGCGACCTTCAACAACATGGACCTGAACCTGCTGCGCGTCTTCCAGGCCATTGCCGATGAACGCAGCCTGACGCTGGCGGGCAATCGCCTGCACCTGTCGCAGCCGGCGGTGAGCTATGCGCTGGGGCGCTTGCGGCAGATCTTCGACGACCCGCTGTTCATCCGTACCAAGGAAGGCATGCAGCCCACCCCGGCCGCGCTGGAACTGGCCAAGCCCATCAACCGAGCCTTGCAGGCCGTGCAGGATGCGCTGCGCTATACCGAGCGCTTCGACCCGGCCCAGAGCACGCGGGTGTTTCGCGCCTCGATGACGGATGTGGCCGAGATGATGTTCCTGCCGGACCTGTGCGAAATCCTGACGGCCCAGGCGCCGGACGTGCGTCTGCAGGTCGAGCAGGTGCCGCCGGCCCATCTGGAAGAAGCGCTGCGCACCGGCCAGCTCGACTTCGCCTTCGGCAACCTGCCGGCCTTGAAGCCCGTGACTTGTCACGAACTGCTGTTCCGCGAGACCTATGTCTGCCTGATGCGTCAGCGCGATGGCTTGCCGCAGCGCGCCCAGCTGGAGCTCGATGAATTCCTGGCGATGTCGCATGTGCTGGTGGAGTCGGCCGAGAGCAGCCACCACCAGGTCGAGAATTCCTTCCAGAAGCTGGGCGTGCAGCGCCGCATCAGCCTTTCCATTCCGCACTTCACGGTGCTGCCGCGCATCCTCGGCAAGTCCGACCTGGTGGCCACCGTGCCGGCGCGCATCGCCCGGCTCTTCCATAGCGAACATCCGGGGGTGTTCGTCTCCTACCAGTTGCCGGTCAACATTCCCGTGGTCGAGGTCACGCTGCACTGGCACCAGTCCTTCGACCATGACGCCGGCAACAGCTGGTTGCGCCAGATCGTCATCGACCTGCTGCAGCAATACGGCCGCAGCAGCTGA
- a CDS encoding porin, translated as MKKTLLVAAMLAGGATTAHAQSSVSIYGLIDLGLTYYSSAPKSGGGGARLLRMDSGIAQGSRIGFKGTEDLGGGMNAFFTLETGFGADDGSLGQGGLLFGRQSFVGLGSTQWGSLSVGRQYDFMANIGGQYAMGALSPAGSFGWGLHADAAHGTALNNHIYAGDRTNNSIKYNSAKFGGFSFGAMVGLGETAGNNNAGRTVSATGQYDNGPFSGALAYTDIKDSTGSFSTRIYGGGARYQIGAFTPFGVVTQVKNTNTSAKATTYELGTVYALTPLWDLAAAYQFQKRNQGVGNAQALVATVDYKISKRTDLYVGAVYDRDKGYNAYPVFGGGIQSATGNQTALRLGMRHRF; from the coding sequence ATGAAGAAGACACTACTGGTCGCCGCGATGCTCGCGGGCGGCGCGACGACGGCGCATGCCCAGAGCAGCGTTTCCATCTACGGCCTGATCGACCTCGGCCTGACCTACTATTCCAGCGCCCCCAAGAGCGGCGGCGGTGGCGCCAGACTGCTGCGCATGGATAGCGGCATCGCCCAGGGCAGCCGCATCGGCTTCAAGGGGACCGAAGACCTGGGCGGCGGCATGAATGCCTTCTTCACGCTGGAAACCGGCTTCGGCGCCGATGACGGCAGCCTGGGCCAGGGCGGGCTCCTGTTCGGCCGCCAATCCTTCGTCGGCCTGGGCAGCACGCAATGGGGTTCGCTCAGCGTGGGCCGCCAGTACGACTTCATGGCCAACATCGGCGGCCAGTACGCCATGGGCGCATTGTCGCCGGCCGGCTCCTTCGGCTGGGGCCTGCATGCCGACGCGGCGCACGGCACGGCGCTGAACAACCACATCTATGCGGGCGATCGCACCAACAACTCGATCAAGTACAACAGCGCCAAGTTCGGCGGCTTCAGCTTCGGGGCGATGGTCGGCCTGGGCGAGACCGCTGGCAACAACAATGCCGGTCGCACCGTCAGCGCCACTGGCCAGTACGACAACGGCCCCTTCAGCGGCGCGCTGGCCTACACCGACATCAAGGACAGCACCGGCAGCTTCTCCACCCGCATCTACGGTGGCGGTGCGCGCTACCAGATCGGCGCCTTCACGCCCTTCGGCGTGGTCACCCAGGTCAAGAACACCAATACCAGCGCCAAGGCCACTACCTATGAACTGGGTACGGTCTATGCGTTGACGCCGCTGTGGGATCTGGCCGCCGCCTACCAGTTCCAGAAGCGCAACCAGGGCGTGGGCAATGCCCAGGCCCTGGTGGCCACGGTGGACTACAAGATCTCCAAACGCACCGATCTCTACGTGGGCGCGGTCTATGACCGCGACAAGGGCTACAACGCCTATCCGGTCTTCGGCGGCGGCATCCAGTCCGCCACCGGCAACCAGACCGCGCTGCGCCTGGGCATGCGTCATCGCTTCTGA
- a CDS encoding PAS domain-containing sensor histidine kinase, producing MPEPTAAPEDDPIRFGLDDFRRMMDALPMCIILHDAQTKSILWANPSACQVLGFTLEELLPLKAPDMSRQSHEYRREIGRKWLHDATLHGSNMVEWCYRAKNGEEILSEAIATLVPLTERDVIMVQFRNIAREEQIRREMKKLESRLKEFMQDSDEGVAVLRPDGGIEYLSDAGRKLLGVRPGQNPPKNFVEQCLPDSQEELQELLTLALPDAISFPLRYRIARKDGLVRWHHAVCRYIEIENDLKGHLLHFHDITDQVEAEEARRRDQAALEYLARHNAMGEMATAIAHELSQPLAAIRNFLEGSVLRLNHSEALREQAGQIIWGLESAGRQVDHAAAIIKSVREYVVKLEQSEGLIDLNEVLAEVRWFIEMRAAEGRVQLEVQASEEALVVSCEKVLIGQVILNLAFNAIEEMSHFPENQRRVCISLARKDQQALLTVADEGRGIDAGHRERLFDGFFSSKVSGNGIGLALCKNIIARHRGDIWAQPAQVRGTRFCFTLPLVQRHN from the coding sequence ATGCCAGAACCCACTGCCGCCCCCGAGGACGATCCCATCCGTTTCGGCCTCGATGATTTCCGCCGCATGATGGATGCACTGCCCATGTGCATCATCCTGCATGACGCCCAGACCAAGTCCATCCTCTGGGCCAATCCCTCGGCCTGCCAGGTGCTGGGCTTTACGCTGGAAGAGCTGCTGCCGCTGAAGGCGCCGGACATGAGCCGGCAATCGCACGAGTATCGCCGCGAGATCGGCCGCAAGTGGCTGCACGACGCCACGCTGCATGGCAGCAACATGGTGGAATGGTGCTATCGCGCCAAGAACGGCGAGGAGATCCTGTCCGAGGCGATCGCCACGCTGGTGCCGCTGACCGAGCGCGATGTCATCATGGTGCAGTTCCGCAATATCGCCCGCGAGGAACAGATACGGCGCGAGATGAAGAAGCTGGAAAGCCGTCTCAAGGAATTCATGCAGGACTCCGATGAAGGCGTGGCGGTGCTGCGTCCCGATGGCGGCATCGAGTATCTCAGCGATGCGGGCCGCAAGCTGCTGGGCGTGCGACCCGGCCAGAATCCGCCCAAGAATTTCGTCGAGCAATGCCTGCCCGATTCGCAGGAGGAATTGCAGGAACTGCTCACGCTGGCGCTGCCGGACGCGATCAGCTTCCCGCTGCGCTATCGCATCGCCCGCAAGGATGGACTGGTGCGCTGGCACCATGCGGTGTGCCGCTATATCGAGATCGAGAACGACCTCAAGGGCCATCTGCTGCACTTCCACGACATCACCGACCAGGTCGAGGCCGAGGAAGCGCGTCGCCGCGACCAGGCCGCGCTGGAATACCTGGCGCGCCACAACGCCATGGGCGAGATGGCCACCGCCATTGCCCACGAGCTGTCACAGCCGCTGGCGGCGATCCGCAATTTCCTGGAAGGCTCGGTGCTGCGCCTGAATCACAGCGAGGCCCTGCGCGAGCAGGCCGGCCAGATCATCTGGGGACTGGAGAGCGCCGGCCGCCAGGTCGACCATGCCGCCGCCATCATCAAGAGCGTGCGCGAATACGTGGTCAAGCTGGAGCAGAGCGAGGGCCTCATCGATCTCAATGAAGTGCTGGCCGAGGTGCGCTGGTTCATCGAGATGCGCGCCGCCGAAGGCCGGGTCCAGCTGGAGGTGCAAGCCAGTGAAGAAGCGCTGGTGGTGAGCTGCGAGAAAGTCCTGATCGGCCAGGTGATCCTGAACCTGGCCTTCAACGCCATCGAGGAAATGTCGCACTTCCCGGAAAACCAGCGGCGCGTCTGCATCAGCCTTGCGCGCAAGGATCAGCAGGCGCTCCTGACGGTGGCCGACGAAGGACGCGGCATCGATGCCGGTCATCGCGAGCGTCTCTTCGATGGCTTCTTTTCATCCAAGGTCAGCGGCAATGGTATCGGGCTGGCGCTGTGCAAGAACATCATTGCGCGCCATCGTGGCGATATCTGGGCGCAGCCGGCGCAGGTGCGCGGCACGCGCTTCTGTTTCACGCTACCGTTGGTCCAGCGCCACAACTAA